One segment of Desulfosudis oleivorans Hxd3 DNA contains the following:
- a CDS encoding type I restriction-modification system subunit M — MLQNNPELKSKIGQLWNKFWSGGISNPLTAIEQITYLLFMKRLDELDQKKQADGEWAGEKYTSKFAGTWIPPEHRDKPEKEQKPFAVKRHTLRWSEFKRMQAEEMLQHVQTKVFPFLRDMNGAESNFTHHMKNAVFIIPKPALLVEAVKTIDEIFEIMEKDSQEKGQAFQDIQGDVYEMLLSEIASAGKNGQFRTPRHIIKMMAELVQPQLGHRIADPACGTGGFLLGAYQHIVTQLAKKAGKKDLQPDEDGFVRTSVAAGLTEKAQAILQSSLYGYDIDSTMVRLGLMNLMMHGIDEPQIDYKDTLSKGYLEEAEYDVVMANPPFTGSIDKGDINENLTLSTTKTELLFVENIYRLLKKGGTACVIVPQGVLFGSGKAFKNLRQLLVERCELKAVVTMPSGVFKPYAGVSTAVLLFTKAWGPKDKVTQPATEHVWFYEMAADGYSLDDKRTKLAGYGDLQDIITKYHARNPETDTDRTQKGFVVPRADIEAKGYDLSLSRYKEDVFEEIQYEAPAKILDKLLKSEVGEAGDDDLAKVQRGIVRELLELRGMIG, encoded by the coding sequence ATGCTGCAAAACAACCCCGAACTTAAAAGCAAGATCGGCCAACTCTGGAACAAATTCTGGTCCGGTGGCATCTCCAACCCGCTCACCGCCATCGAGCAGATCACCTATTTGTTGTTCATGAAGCGACTCGACGAGCTGGATCAGAAAAAACAGGCTGATGGAGAATGGGCTGGGGAAAAATATACCTCCAAATTTGCCGGCACCTGGATTCCGCCCGAACACCGCGACAAACCGGAAAAAGAGCAAAAGCCCTTTGCCGTCAAAAGACATACCCTGCGCTGGAGTGAGTTTAAGCGCATGCAGGCCGAGGAGATGCTTCAGCATGTCCAGACCAAGGTCTTTCCCTTCCTCAGAGACATGAACGGCGCCGAGTCCAACTTCACCCATCACATGAAAAACGCCGTGTTTATCATTCCCAAACCGGCCCTGCTGGTCGAAGCGGTCAAGACCATCGATGAAATTTTCGAAATCATGGAGAAAGATTCCCAGGAAAAGGGCCAGGCTTTTCAGGATATTCAGGGCGATGTCTATGAAATGCTTCTTTCTGAGATCGCCTCTGCCGGCAAAAACGGCCAGTTCCGCACTCCGCGCCACATCATCAAAATGATGGCCGAACTGGTGCAACCCCAACTGGGCCACCGCATTGCCGACCCGGCCTGCGGCACCGGCGGCTTCCTGTTGGGGGCCTATCAGCACATTGTTACCCAGCTTGCTAAAAAGGCAGGGAAAAAAGATTTGCAGCCGGATGAAGACGGCTTTGTGCGTACCTCGGTGGCGGCCGGGCTGACCGAAAAAGCCCAAGCTATTCTGCAAAGCTCACTTTACGGCTACGACATTGACAGCACCATGGTGCGCCTGGGCCTGATGAACCTGATGATGCACGGCATTGACGAGCCGCAAATCGATTATAAAGATACCTTGAGCAAGGGCTACCTTGAAGAAGCCGAATATGACGTCGTTATGGCCAACCCGCCGTTTACCGGCAGCATCGACAAGGGCGACATCAACGAAAACCTGACCCTTTCCACCACCAAGACCGAACTGCTCTTTGTCGAGAACATCTACCGTCTGCTGAAAAAAGGCGGCACCGCCTGCGTCATCGTGCCGCAAGGGGTGCTGTTCGGTTCTGGCAAGGCCTTTAAAAACCTGCGTCAGTTGCTGGTGGAGCGCTGCGAACTCAAGGCGGTGGTCACCATGCCCAGCGGCGTGTTTAAACCCTATGCCGGGGTCAGCACCGCTGTTCTGCTTTTCACCAAGGCCTGGGGGCCGAAAGATAAGGTCACCCAACCGGCCACCGAACATGTCTGGTTTTATGAGATGGCTGCCGACGGCTACTCCCTGGACGACAAGCGCACCAAGCTGGCGGGGTATGGCGATTTGCAGGATATCATCACCAAATATCATGCTCGCAACCCCGAGACCGACACCGACCGCACCCAAAAAGGCTTTGTGGTGCCCCGGGCCGACATTGAAGCTAAGGGCTATGACCTTTCTCTGAGCCGTTACAAGGAAGATGTGTTTGAAGAGATCCAGTACGAAGCCCCGGCAAAGATTCTGGATAAGCTGCTCAAGTCGGAAGTGGGGGAGGCCGGCGATGACGACCTGGCCAAGGTGCAGCGCGGAATTGTTCGGGAACTGCTGGAGTTGCGGGGGATGATTGGATGA
- a CDS encoding restriction endonuclease subunit S, protein MKQDKLNNLFDFLPKSKVKAGDGLEDGKYPFYTSSENQAKYLDEFQHEPGCLVFGTGGKASVHFTTSRFATSTDCITIRPKPNAKIDASYVFQYFKGNIQVLESGFKGAGLKHISKTYLSDILIPFPKEIDDQKRIAHLLGKVEGLIAQRKQNLQQLDDLLKSVFLEMFGDPVRNEKGWETERLVEIASIERGRFSPRPRNDPKYYNGVHPFIQTGDINRSNGRLREYTQTLNELGIKVSKEFKVGTIVIAIVGATIGETAILEIPTYAPDSVIGITPKGNNSAAESIFIEYILRFWKPILRAKAPEAARANINIETLRPLPVIRPQSDDRIKFSVISTKIEGIKSSYQQSLAELENLYGALSQKAFKGELDLSQIPLIREHTEDVEDAVHVTDDLEIQVGIELPVPSDFTALASTEGRKEIIDQWLDFYLELSGTTPFSAQQFMDIAQQRLLKLVEDETPDWGVEEYDQLKDWVFEALEDGRLAQTYDNDENKVRVSKK, encoded by the coding sequence ATGAAACAGGATAAACTTAACAACCTGTTTGACTTTCTCCCCAAGTCCAAGGTCAAAGCTGGCGATGGGCTTGAAGATGGCAAATACCCTTTTTATACATCCAGTGAGAACCAGGCAAAATATCTGGATGAATTTCAGCATGAGCCGGGCTGTCTTGTGTTTGGCACTGGCGGCAAGGCCAGCGTGCACTTTACAACCAGCCGTTTTGCCACCTCAACTGATTGCATCACCATAAGGCCCAAGCCAAATGCCAAAATCGATGCCAGCTATGTGTTCCAGTATTTCAAGGGCAACATTCAGGTGCTTGAAAGCGGCTTTAAAGGGGCCGGTCTCAAGCATATTTCCAAGACCTATCTATCTGATATCCTAATTCCGTTTCCCAAAGAAATCGACGACCAAAAGCGCATTGCCCATCTGCTCGGCAAGGTGGAAGGGCTGATCGCCCAGCGCAAACAAAATCTCCAACAACTCGACGACCTGCTCAAAAGCGTCTTTCTGGAAATGTTTGGCGATCCGGTGCGGAATGAGAAAGGGTGGGAGACCGAGAGACTGGTAGAAATAGCCTCGATTGAACGTGGTCGTTTTTCGCCTCGCCCAAGAAACGATCCGAAGTATTATAACGGTGTGCACCCATTCATTCAAACTGGCGACATTAACCGTTCGAATGGAAGGTTGAGGGAATATACACAAACCCTTAACGAGCTTGGCATAAAAGTGAGCAAGGAGTTCAAGGTCGGCACGATTGTAATTGCAATAGTTGGAGCAACGATTGGGGAAACAGCCATCCTTGAAATACCAACATATGCGCCTGATTCAGTTATCGGCATTACCCCAAAAGGTAATAATTCGGCCGCGGAATCAATTTTTATAGAGTACATATTGCGGTTTTGGAAGCCTATCCTTAGAGCGAAAGCACCCGAAGCTGCGCGGGCAAATATCAACATAGAAACATTGCGCCCGTTGCCAGTCATTAGACCACAATCCGATGATCGGATTAAGTTTTCTGTAATTTCAACAAAGATCGAAGGCATCAAATCCAGCTACCAGCAAAGCCTTGCCGAGCTGGAAAACCTCTATGGCGCGCTGAGTCAAAAAGCCTTTAAGGGCGAGCTGGATTTATCACAAATTCCCTTAATCAGGGAACATACGGAAGACGTTGAAGACGCAGTCCATGTAACAGACGACCTTGAAATTCAGGTTGGCATTGAACTGCCGGTACCATCAGACTTTACTGCACTTGCCAGCACCGAAGGCCGCAAAGAAATCATCGACCAATGGTTAGATTTCTACCTTGAGCTATCTGGCACCACACCGTTTTCCGCTCAGCAATTTATGGATATCGCACAGCAACGGTTGTTAAAATTGGTTGAAGACGAAACGCCGGACTGGGGTGTAGAAGAATATGATCAGCTTAAAGACTGGGTTTTCGAGGCATTAGAAGATGGTCGCCTGGCGCAAACCTATGACAATGACGAAAACAAAGTCCGGGTCAGCAAAAAATAA
- a CDS encoding restriction system-associated AAA family ATPase: MKLVRLKITDTKGFRSLQPGFEHHFRTAWELETESQEAQGFAPFVCAGPNGSGKSNLLEALVAIFFQLEVLRGRRILPETFLFDEATNPKGFQDGDGIPNGFELEYLIQVPDEFCSSASPDFAHVKIVKKLDQSPNISWINQEYFEFDELGEISERERDFLLPQYVLGYSSGENEILSLPFFKMRFVQFDEYWHALSNQLPYSGRPETRLAFLDSGFSQAILLCNLLFQDTDALKPFRDDVGIDALKEFRIIIRRNIEIKESQIPAFGSQDESKGETIEEIVKNHPALSIKEAETETEAKRYQVNLLELLEGDERSVGIIPRLKRCATCFYVDETADTLYLDYYVNEATKQAFNENFDFEVNQSPIALFQALQVLLTLNLFPVSETLKADLYQSDSLYVGETVPILASDERMMRFKNFWLKKTGVKEPVLLKSLSDGEHQLLHSLGLCLLFKNTNSLFLLDEPETHFNPDWRSSFITRLHQCFKDADDSHEMFITTHTPFLISDSKPEKVLVFKKMDGVVEVKNPEYNTLGASINKITMTTFGKRETISGHAQAILEELRSRFEGGEDKEKLITEINRQLGDSVEKVLLIKTILDSMEAHG; encoded by the coding sequence ATGAAACTGGTACGCCTGAAAATAACGGATACTAAAGGCTTTCGTAGCCTGCAACCGGGCTTTGAGCACCACTTCCGCACGGCGTGGGAATTGGAGACCGAGTCACAGGAAGCGCAGGGCTTTGCCCCGTTTGTCTGTGCCGGCCCCAACGGCAGCGGCAAGTCGAACCTGCTGGAAGCCCTGGTCGCAATCTTTTTTCAACTCGAAGTTTTGCGGGGTCGGCGCATTCTGCCGGAGACGTTTCTTTTCGATGAAGCGACCAATCCCAAAGGCTTTCAAGACGGTGATGGTATTCCCAATGGTTTTGAGCTGGAATATCTGATCCAGGTGCCGGACGAGTTTTGCTCTTCAGCATCCCCTGATTTTGCCCACGTTAAGATCGTCAAAAAACTCGACCAGTCCCCTAATATCAGTTGGATCAATCAGGAGTATTTTGAATTTGACGAGCTAGGAGAAATATCGGAGAGGGAGCGGGATTTTTTGCTGCCGCAGTATGTGCTGGGCTACTCCTCCGGTGAAAACGAAATTCTCAGCCTGCCCTTTTTCAAAATGCGCTTTGTCCAGTTTGACGAATACTGGCATGCGCTGAGCAATCAGCTGCCCTATTCCGGCCGGCCGGAAACCCGACTGGCGTTTCTGGACAGCGGTTTCAGCCAGGCGATCCTGCTTTGCAATCTGCTGTTTCAGGATACGGATGCATTAAAACCATTCCGCGATGATGTGGGTATAGATGCGTTAAAGGAGTTCCGCATCATTATCCGTCGCAACATCGAGATCAAAGAAAGTCAGATCCCTGCTTTTGGCAGTCAGGATGAAAGCAAGGGCGAAACAATAGAGGAAATTGTTAAGAACCATCCAGCGCTGTCGATTAAAGAGGCCGAGACCGAGACTGAGGCAAAACGTTATCAGGTAAATCTGCTGGAGTTACTTGAAGGAGATGAACGTTCTGTCGGAATTATCCCTCGCCTGAAGCGGTGCGCAACCTGTTTCTATGTGGATGAAACCGCTGACACGCTTTATCTTGATTATTATGTCAACGAGGCGACCAAGCAGGCATTTAACGAAAACTTTGATTTTGAGGTCAATCAATCCCCCATCGCCCTGTTTCAGGCGCTTCAGGTGCTGCTGACGCTTAACCTTTTTCCCGTCAGCGAGACGCTGAAAGCCGATCTGTACCAGTCCGACAGCCTTTATGTCGGCGAGACAGTACCGATCCTGGCTTCAGATGAGCGGATGATGCGGTTTAAAAACTTCTGGCTCAAGAAAACCGGCGTTAAAGAGCCGGTGCTGCTCAAATCCCTTTCCGATGGTGAACATCAACTGCTACACAGCCTTGGACTCTGCCTGTTGTTCAAAAATACCAATAGCCTGTTTCTACTGGACGAACCGGAAACGCATTTTAATCCCGACTGGCGCTCAAGCTTTATAACCCGATTGCACCAGTGTTTTAAAGACGCGGACGATTCCCATGAAATGTTCATCACCACCCATACCCCGTTTTTGATCTCCGATAGCAAACCGGAAAAGGTGCTGGTTTTTAAAAAGATGGATGGTGTCGTGGAAGTTAAAAATCCGGAATATAATACGCTTGGGGCGTCCATCAATAAGATCACCATGACCACCTTTGGCAAACGCGAAACCATAAGCGGCCACGCCCAGGCGATTCTTGAGGAACTACGCAGCCGCTTTGAAGGCGGTGAGGACAAAGAGAAGCTCATTACCGAAATCAACCGGCAACTGGGTGATTCGGTGGAAAAGGTGCTGCTCATCAAGACGATTCTCGACAGCATGGAGGCACATGGCTGA
- a CDS encoding HNH endonuclease, which yields MLFPYTYVSHQMEKMQEFIDFIFFEVWCQAPSGTPFSLDLFDGDADLKEVMSAFCYGDTHGGDFFYGHVERIYGYFATLTPEQVEQFRQWYQANNNIERVCANDPAVHIAHYVDIRAVHQGLCEQLAAFFKGLYSQQLLDLAALREKIGDIDDHYYNFMQSNIVGKCPFCGIGDIKGIHHTKRDAYDHYLPKALYPFNSINFRNLVPACHECNSTYKLSKDPTFTPKDPAGTIHRRKAFYPYANLDHNIEVTIDLGMPDVDHLTPGDIQLTFGPAELNEEIETWKDVYGIEERYKAKCCSESDGKYWLTQVLDEWQEEGRSPDDFMNTLTRLTAKKPFADANFLKKAFLEGCDRVGLFKAL from the coding sequence ATGCTGTTCCCCTACACATACGTCTCCCACCAAATGGAGAAGATGCAGGAGTTCATCGACTTCATCTTTTTTGAGGTGTGGTGCCAGGCTCCGAGCGGCACGCCATTCAGTCTTGATCTGTTTGATGGCGACGCCGATCTTAAAGAGGTGATGTCTGCTTTTTGCTACGGAGACACCCACGGCGGCGACTTCTTTTATGGCCACGTCGAGCGCATTTATGGCTATTTTGCGACATTGACCCCGGAGCAGGTCGAACAGTTCAGGCAGTGGTATCAGGCCAATAACAATATCGAAAGGGTTTGCGCCAATGACCCGGCGGTGCATATTGCCCACTATGTCGATATCCGAGCCGTGCATCAGGGACTTTGTGAGCAGCTTGCTGCTTTCTTTAAAGGTCTCTATTCACAGCAATTGCTCGATCTTGCAGCTCTCCGGGAGAAGATTGGCGACATCGATGATCATTATTATAATTTCATGCAGTCCAATATCGTGGGCAAATGTCCCTTTTGTGGTATCGGAGATATCAAAGGCATTCACCACACCAAACGGGATGCCTATGATCATTATCTTCCCAAAGCACTCTATCCCTTCAACTCGATCAACTTTCGCAATCTTGTCCCGGCCTGCCACGAGTGCAACAGCACCTATAAACTCAGCAAAGACCCTACATTTACACCCAAAGACCCGGCAGGGACAATACATAGGCGGAAGGCCTTTTACCCCTATGCCAACCTTGACCACAACATCGAAGTGACGATTGATCTTGGCATGCCGGATGTCGACCATCTTACACCCGGAGACATTCAACTTACCTTCGGGCCGGCTGAGTTAAACGAGGAAATCGAAACATGGAAGGATGTGTACGGTATCGAGGAACGCTACAAAGCCAAATGTTGCAGTGAGAGTGACGGAAAATATTGGCTGACCCAGGTGCTCGATGAATGGCAGGAGGAGGGTCGCTCGCCGGATGATTTTATGAATACACTTACCAGACTGACGGCAAAAAAACCTTTTGCTGATGCCAATTTTCTTAAAAAGGCGTTTCTTGAGGGATGCGACCGTGTCGGTCTCTTCAAGGCATTATAA
- a CDS encoding ribonuclease H family protein → MDYYAVARGRNPGIYKNWSDAEKQVKGFAGAMYKKFQSRQEAEEFIRNPTYKTASKIKKAIQTSEPPVPKNAIIVYTDGSAIGNPGPGGYGVVIKGGKEISGGYKLTTNNRMELMAVIVALRELQDDDERPIVIYSDSKYVVDSINKGWVLGWKENKWAVTNGTRVNSDLWKKFLRLRSKVDVEFRWVKGHATDPLNIKADQLANSAARQKRLSHDKGYDERE, encoded by the coding sequence GTGGACTATTATGCGGTAGCGAGAGGCCGTAACCCAGGCATTTACAAAAACTGGTCGGATGCAGAGAAACAGGTAAAGGGTTTTGCCGGCGCAATGTATAAAAAATTTCAAAGCCGGCAAGAGGCTGAAGAGTTCATAAGAAATCCAACGTACAAAACCGCGTCAAAAATAAAAAAAGCTATCCAAACAAGCGAACCTCCTGTTCCTAAAAATGCCATCATTGTATACACGGATGGTTCCGCTATAGGGAATCCTGGCCCAGGTGGGTATGGTGTTGTTATAAAAGGCGGGAAGGAAATAAGTGGTGGGTATAAGTTAACCACCAACAATAGAATGGAGCTTATGGCTGTAATTGTTGCCCTTCGAGAACTTCAAGACGATGATGAAAGACCAATCGTGATATATTCCGATTCTAAATACGTAGTTGACAGTATTAATAAAGGATGGGTTCTAGGTTGGAAAGAAAATAAATGGGCTGTAACAAATGGAACGAGAGTGAATTCTGATTTATGGAAAAAGTTTTTAAGGTTACGGTCAAAAGTTGACGTGGAATTTCGTTGGGTGAAGGGTCATGCCACAGACCCTTTGAACATAAAAGCAGATCAGCTTGCCAATTCCGCAGCAAGACAAAAAAGATTATCGCACGACAAGGGGTATGATGAACGAGAATAA
- a CDS encoding MerR family transcriptional regulator, whose translation MTRTAYTTTDLWKVLGINIDKCKDWLKKGYIKPNLGAADGRGTKNLFSLYDLYAIGLFQELVAKGFPRKQASSQTQKIARRLGSSGMQDRWLRAEYVAFYLKGKTDIDASSSGEVGMMTIDVDENINGEDYNGKVNFNELNILEDNENATVLLINFRGLREKIDNKLR comes from the coding sequence ATGACACGAACGGCTTACACTACAACAGACTTGTGGAAGGTCTTGGGTATTAATATTGATAAATGTAAAGACTGGCTGAAGAAGGGGTATATCAAGCCCAACCTCGGTGCGGCAGACGGGCGAGGGACAAAAAATTTATTTTCCCTCTATGACCTTTACGCCATCGGTCTTTTCCAAGAATTAGTAGCCAAGGGGTTTCCAAGGAAGCAGGCATCAAGTCAAACCCAAAAAATAGCTCGCCGCTTAGGTAGCAGCGGTATGCAGGATCGCTGGCTTCGAGCAGAGTACGTTGCTTTTTATCTCAAGGGTAAAACGGATATAGATGCCAGCAGTTCTGGCGAGGTAGGCATGATGACTATTGATGTGGATGAGAATATCAATGGAGAAGATTATAACGGCAAGGTTAATTTTAATGAACTGAATATCCTGGAAGACAACGAGAACGCGACTGTACTGTTGATTAACTTTCGGGGGCTTCGGGAAAAAATTGACAATAAGTTGAGGTAA
- a CDS encoding tyrosine-type recombinase/integrase, whose amino-acid sequence MSIWKTKWGYRAEFMHRGKRILAKGFFKYKDEARQWIKKEKEIAKNRQRYSSPDNLSLWYLAQKYLADCKLNYSQKTFDEKEFCLTRFYNAVGDIDVTEIQPYTILDFINDRAIQQSNNAANKDRKNLKAFYSWLRDYYNILYDPVAVVRKKSHTTKTRRIIPIQDILKIIEAAEGQDRVMIEAYWHTGARKSEIFRWKWAEDINFEERWVRLGTRKSRDRAMSYEKLWMNDDLYQQLSWQWDNRFPDSPYVFCNLDERSEHYGKPYVSRQRFIKGLCKTAEVLTFNYHDLRHTVAKYLNDLQNVPLKKVQQVLRHQKQTTTEIYVAGNYTNTREVMSLLEIKELKKHEKNSLSFSLSGKPKAA is encoded by the coding sequence ATGAGCATCTGGAAAACAAAATGGGGGTACCGGGCCGAGTTCATGCATCGGGGAAAAAGGATTCTGGCAAAAGGGTTCTTCAAGTACAAGGACGAAGCCAGGCAGTGGATAAAAAAAGAGAAAGAAATAGCGAAGAACCGCCAGAGATATTCTTCCCCAGATAACCTGTCCCTGTGGTATCTGGCCCAAAAATATTTGGCTGACTGCAAACTGAATTATTCTCAAAAAACCTTTGACGAGAAGGAATTCTGTCTAACCCGCTTTTACAATGCTGTGGGTGATATTGATGTTACCGAAATTCAACCGTACACCATTTTAGACTTTATTAATGACCGGGCCATACAACAGAGCAATAATGCAGCGAATAAGGACAGAAAGAATCTAAAGGCATTCTATTCCTGGCTTCGTGACTACTATAATATTTTGTATGACCCTGTTGCTGTCGTTAGAAAGAAAAGCCATACCACTAAAACTCGACGAATTATACCTATTCAGGACATATTAAAAATCATTGAAGCCGCTGAAGGGCAGGACAGAGTAATGATTGAAGCATATTGGCACACAGGGGCGAGAAAAAGCGAGATATTCCGCTGGAAATGGGCTGAAGATATAAACTTTGAAGAAAGATGGGTGCGCCTTGGCACACGAAAAAGCAGAGACCGGGCTATGAGCTATGAAAAGCTGTGGATGAACGATGACCTCTACCAGCAGTTATCATGGCAGTGGGACAACAGGTTCCCAGACAGCCCTTACGTGTTCTGCAATCTGGATGAGCGAAGCGAACATTACGGCAAGCCCTATGTTTCCAGACAAAGATTTATTAAAGGCTTATGTAAAACAGCGGAGGTGCTTACCTTCAATTATCATGATCTGCGGCATACCGTAGCAAAGTATCTGAACGACCTTCAGAATGTGCCGTTAAAGAAAGTGCAACAGGTGCTTCGGCACCAGAAACAAACCACGACTGAAATATATGTGGCTGGAAATTACACGAACACCAGAGAGGTGATGAGTTTGCTGGAGATCAAGGAACTCAAAAAACATGAAAAAAATTCACTCAGTTTTTCACTCAGCGGCAAGCCAAAAGCAGCGTAA
- a CDS encoding YifB family Mg chelatase-like AAA ATPase: protein MLTRVFSSAVTGIDAGIVEVEVNIARGLPYFTTVGLAEVSVKESRDRVKAAMVNSGFSFPYDHITVNLAPAGIKKTGTGFDLPIALGILGAGGIVPEAIFADYLITGELSLGGAVKPVPGVLPMAMAARDAGYKGVIVPGENSREAAVVSGISVYPVAHLSQAANFLCGTSVISPIQVDMAKIFTSAGHSSDDFSEVAGQEQAKRALEIAAAGGHNLIMTGPPGSGKTMLARRLPTILPDMTLEESLETTKIFSVAGRLEKDQALVTARPFRAPHHTISDAGLIGGGSHPKPGEVSLAHNGVLFLDELPEFKKSVLEMLRQPLEDKQVTISRAAAAITYPSAFMLLAAMNPCPCGHLGDPRHECRCSATQVQRYRSRISGPLLDRIDIHVEVPAVAFRDFAGTGTAESSAVIQQRVTTARRVQRQRFAKTRIYCNAQMTNRHIRKYCVPGPGAARLLETAIDRLGFSARAYSRILKVARTIADLEGSGNISEAHVAEAIQSRHLDRTAAA from the coding sequence ATGTTAACAAGGGTTTTTTCCAGCGCCGTTACCGGCATTGACGCGGGCATTGTGGAGGTGGAGGTCAATATTGCCAGGGGACTTCCTTACTTTACCACCGTGGGGCTTGCCGAGGTGTCGGTGAAGGAGAGCCGGGACCGGGTCAAGGCGGCCATGGTCAATTCCGGGTTTTCGTTTCCCTACGATCACATCACGGTGAACCTGGCGCCGGCGGGCATTAAGAAAACCGGAACCGGTTTTGACCTTCCCATTGCCCTGGGAATCCTTGGGGCCGGCGGCATCGTTCCGGAAGCGATTTTTGCCGATTACCTGATTACCGGAGAGCTCTCTCTGGGCGGTGCGGTAAAGCCGGTGCCCGGGGTGCTGCCCATGGCCATGGCCGCCAGGGACGCGGGATATAAAGGCGTCATCGTGCCCGGGGAAAACAGCCGGGAAGCCGCCGTTGTTTCCGGCATATCGGTCTACCCGGTGGCGCACCTGTCCCAGGCCGCCAATTTTCTGTGCGGCACCTCGGTTATTTCACCGATACAGGTGGACATGGCGAAAATTTTCACCTCCGCCGGGCACTCCAGCGATGATTTTTCCGAGGTGGCGGGCCAGGAGCAGGCCAAGCGGGCACTGGAGATTGCAGCGGCCGGGGGCCACAACCTGATCATGACCGGCCCTCCGGGGTCGGGAAAAACCATGCTGGCCCGGCGCCTTCCCACCATTCTGCCGGACATGACTTTAGAAGAGTCTCTGGAGACCACCAAGATATTCTCCGTGGCCGGCCGGCTGGAAAAAGACCAGGCCCTGGTGACGGCCCGGCCTTTTCGCGCCCCTCATCACACCATTTCCGATGCCGGTCTTATCGGCGGCGGTTCCCATCCCAAACCCGGCGAGGTGAGCCTGGCCCACAACGGGGTCCTGTTTTTAGATGAACTGCCGGAGTTTAAAAAGTCGGTGCTGGAGATGCTGCGCCAGCCCCTGGAAGACAAGCAGGTCACCATCTCCCGGGCCGCGGCCGCCATCACTTACCCGTCGGCCTTCATGCTGCTGGCCGCCATGAATCCCTGCCCCTGCGGTCACCTGGGCGATCCCCGGCACGAGTGCCGTTGCTCGGCCACCCAGGTGCAGCGGTACCGGTCCCGCATATCCGGCCCCCTGCTGGACCGCATCGACATTCACGTGGAGGTGCCGGCCGTGGCCTTTCGTGATTTTGCCGGAACCGGCACCGCTGAATCCTCAGCGGTGATCCAGCAACGGGTGACAACGGCCCGCCGGGTACAGCGGCAGCGGTTTGCAAAAACCCGGATTTACTGCAACGCTCAGATGACCAACCGCCATATTCGAAAGTACTGCGTTCCCGGGCCGGGCGCCGCCCGCCTGCTGGAGACCGCCATCGACCGGCTGGGATTCTCGGCCCGGGCCTATAGCCGTATCTTGAAGGTGGCGCGCACCATTGCCGATCTTGAGGGGAGCGGAAACATTTCCGAGGCACATGTGGCCGAGGCCATTCAAAGCCGGCACCTGGACCGGACGGCTGCGGCGTGA
- the lpxC gene encoding UDP-3-O-acyl-N-acetylglucosamine deacetylase translates to MYLFQRTVASPVTCTGVGVHSGKPVTLVVKPAPPNHGIKFVRTDLRDAPRIPALFRMVTDTSLATVLGSNGAIVSTVEHLMACFSGMAVDNALVEVDAYELPIMDGSAFPFADAVSRVGCVEQEARRCFFIIKKPLEIEEDDRSVSIYPASGYTISATIEYDHPLIGTQSRTVEVNTETFMNDISKARTFGFYHEYEYLKQHGLARGGSLDNTVVLDGSSILNEGGLRFDDEFVRHKILDCIGDFSLLGMPLLGRIVACKSGHLFNHRLLEALFANKECWETGFPELPQPAAKALAF, encoded by the coding sequence ATGTATCTTTTTCAGCGGACCGTGGCCAGCCCGGTTACCTGTACCGGGGTGGGGGTCCATTCGGGCAAGCCGGTTACGCTGGTGGTAAAACCGGCGCCCCCCAACCACGGCATCAAGTTTGTTCGCACCGATCTTCGAGATGCTCCCCGTATTCCCGCGCTCTTCAGAATGGTCACGGATACCAGCCTGGCCACCGTGCTGGGCAGCAACGGCGCCATCGTATCCACCGTGGAGCACCTGATGGCCTGCTTTTCGGGCATGGCCGTGGACAACGCCCTGGTGGAGGTGGACGCTTATGAACTGCCCATCATGGACGGCAGCGCCTTCCCCTTTGCAGATGCCGTGTCCCGGGTGGGATGCGTGGAACAGGAGGCCCGGCGCTGTTTTTTTATCATCAAAAAGCCCCTGGAAATAGAGGAAGACGACCGGTCCGTGAGCATATATCCGGCATCCGGCTATACCATCTCGGCCACTATCGAATATGACCACCCCCTGATCGGCACCCAGTCCCGCACCGTTGAGGTGAACACCGAAACCTTTATGAACGACATCAGCAAAGCCCGCACCTTCGGGTTTTATCATGAATACGAATACCTGAAGCAGCATGGCCTGGCCAGGGGGGGCTCTCTGGACAATACCGTAGTGCTGGATGGTTCGAGTATCCTGAACGAGGGGGGGCTGCGCTTTGATGATGAGTTTGTCCGGCACAAGATCCTGGACTGCATCGGCGATTTTTCTCTACTGGGCATGCCCCTGCTGGGCCGCATCGTTGCCTGTAAATCGGGGCACCTGTTTAATCACCGGCTCCTGGAGGCCCTGTTCGCGAACAAGGAGTGCTGGGAAACCGGCTTTCCGGAACTTCCGCAACCCGCGGCAAAAGCCCTTGCCTTTTAG